The following coding sequences lie in one Filimonas effusa genomic window:
- the ffh gene encoding signal recognition particle protein encodes MFQNLSERLESAFKNLKGEARISELNIANTVKDIRRALIDADVNYKIAKEFTDKVKEKALGEKVLNAISPGQLMVKIVQDELAELMGGKEAEFNITGNPAIILIAGLQGSGKTTFTGKLANYLKTKKGKSPLVVAADIYRPAAIDQLTVLAEQIGVDIYAERENKDAVAIAQNAIKRAKETNKNVIIIDTAGRLAVDEVMMTEVANIKKAVNPSEILFVVDSMTGQDAVNTAKAFNDRLDFNGVVLTKLDGDTRGGAALSIQYTVNKPIKFTSSGEKMDTLDVFYPDRMAQRILGMGDITSLVEKAQEQYDEEQARKLEKKIRKNQFDFQDFLDQLQQIKKMGNLKDLMGMIPGVGKAIKDVDISDDAFKGIEAMINSMTPFERANPDEINPSRRQRIAKGAGKEMADVNAFMKQFDQMRQMMKMMNKMPMGKMPGMRR; translated from the coding sequence ATGTTTCAGAACCTGTCAGAGAGACTGGAGAGTGCTTTTAAAAACCTGAAAGGGGAAGCCCGTATTTCCGAGCTTAATATTGCCAACACTGTTAAGGATATCCGCCGCGCGTTGATCGACGCCGACGTTAACTATAAGATAGCCAAGGAGTTCACCGATAAAGTAAAGGAGAAAGCCCTGGGCGAAAAGGTGCTGAATGCCATCAGCCCCGGACAACTCATGGTAAAGATCGTCCAGGACGAACTGGCCGAACTCATGGGTGGTAAAGAAGCCGAATTCAACATTACCGGAAATCCCGCTATCATCCTGATCGCAGGTTTACAGGGTAGTGGTAAAACCACCTTCACCGGCAAACTGGCCAACTACCTCAAAACAAAAAAAGGTAAATCTCCGCTGGTAGTGGCTGCGGATATCTACCGCCCTGCCGCGATCGACCAGCTGACCGTACTGGCCGAACAGATAGGAGTGGACATCTACGCCGAACGCGAGAACAAAGACGCCGTTGCCATCGCACAAAACGCGATCAAACGCGCCAAAGAAACCAATAAGAACGTTATTATAATAGATACTGCCGGTCGCCTGGCGGTAGATGAGGTGATGATGACCGAGGTGGCCAACATCAAAAAGGCCGTCAATCCTTCCGAGATCCTGTTCGTTGTTGATTCCATGACCGGTCAGGATGCCGTGAATACCGCGAAAGCGTTCAACGACCGCCTCGATTTCAACGGTGTGGTCTTAACCAAGCTGGATGGCGATACCCGTGGCGGTGCCGCCCTTTCTATCCAGTACACCGTGAACAAACCCATCAAATTCACCAGCAGTGGTGAAAAAATGGATACCCTCGACGTCTTCTATCCCGATAGGATGGCGCAGCGTATCCTGGGCATGGGTGATATCACCTCCCTCGTAGAAAAAGCGCAGGAGCAATACGACGAAGAACAGGCCCGCAAACTGGAAAAGAAGATCCGCAAAAACCAGTTCGACTTCCAGGATTTCCTCGATCAGCTGCAGCAGATCAAGAAAATGGGTAACCTGAAAGACCTGATGGGCATGATCCCCGGCGTGGGCAAAGCCATCAAGGACGTGGATATCAGCGACGACGCCTTCAAAGGAATAGAGGCCATGATCAATTCAATGACCCCCTTCGAACGTGCCAACCCCGATGAGATCAACCCCTCCCGCCGTCAGCGTATCGCGAAAGGCGCCGGCAAAGAAATGGC